In Notolabrus celidotus isolate fNotCel1 chromosome 8, fNotCel1.pri, whole genome shotgun sequence, a genomic segment contains:
- the tbx22 gene encoding T-box transcription factor TBX22, producing the protein MTCDTETLAGQSQSSSGYKTHRTKGYYAKMQGLSSRAHAFSVEALVGKPCKRMKVSEGHESSFAGDTGSDTSIFSGLSEFPVSQLKKAGTSPRRTEDAPCDPERQTDRSSAEECEHSGEESKPKERSCSAERSEVRVDLQGSELWKRFYEIGTEMIITKAGRRMFPSVRVKVRNLDPCQQYYIAMDVMPVDSKRYRYVYHSSQWMVAGNTDHSCISPRLYVHPDSPCAGETWMRQVISFDRVKLTNNEMDDKGHIILQSMHKYKPRVHIIRHDPRMDLSQIQSLPAEGVHSFSFPETEFTTVTAYQNQQITKLKIDRNPFAKGFRDPGRNRGVLDGLLESYPWRGPLSLDLKPFTIQLQGSSGSPLSSMKSLLPFSSSSSLHPFSVSTLSCQDAALHTLALPFYNKASTTSPTSPLPSRAFSALGVDRLRSLPPLSPLTDLPLLSALQAKKPPHCRDPCLHVSPGGSHCLFPFHGPLSPQGPSLLPHLSDTVGPYCFYRYSLPLNPQLTAVSRHAKLAEDTTDCLLRQSQWHPTTNRCL; encoded by the exons ATGACCTGTGACACTGAAACCCTTGCGGGACAAAGCCAGAGTTCAAGTGGATATAAGACTCACAGAACGAAGGGATATTACGCCAAGATGCAGGGTCTGAGTTCCCGGGCTCATGCGTTCTCCGTGGAGGCGCTGGTGGGGAAACCCTGTAAGAGGATGAAAGTGTCGGAGGGACACGAGTCAAGTTTCGCTGGAGACACCGGTAGCGACACGAGCATCTTCAGCG GCCTGAGCGAATTCCCAGTCAGTCAGCTGAAGAAAGCAGGTACATCAccgaggaggacagaggacgcTCCCTGTGAcccagagagacagactgacagatcCTCGGCTGAGGAGTGTGAGCACAGCGGAGAGGAGAGCAAGCCGAAGGAGAGAAGCTGCAGCGCGGAAAGATCAGAGGTCCGAGTGGACCTGCAGGGTTCCGAGCTGTGGAAGAGATTCTATGAGATCGGCACCGAGATGATCATCACAAAAGCCGGCAG GAGAATGTTTCCCTCTGTGCGCGTAAAAGTGCGCAATCTGGACCCGTGCCAGCAGTATTACATTGCGATGGACGTGATGCCTGTGGATTCAAAACGCTacag GTATGTGTACCACAGCTCGCAGTGGATGGTGGCTGGAAACACTGACCACTCCTGCATCTCTCCTCGGCTCTACGTGCACCCGGACTCTCCGTGCGCAGGAGAGACGTGGATGCGTCAGGTCATCAGCTTTGACAGGGTCAAACTCACCAACAACGAGATGGACGATAAGGGTCAT ATTATTCTTCAGTCGATGCATAAATACAAACCACGCGTGCACATCATCCGACATGACCCCCGGATGGACCTGTCACAGATCCAGTCTCTGCCTGCTGAGGGAGTGCACAGCTTCTCTTTCCCCGAGACCGAGTTCACCACAGTCACTGCCTATCAGAATCAACAG ATCACAAAACTGAAGATCGACAGGAACCCGTTCGCCAAGGGCTTCAGAGATCCTGGAAGGAACAG gggaGTGTTGGATGGCTTGTTGGAGTCATATCCCTGGAGAGGTCCCCTCAGCCTGGACTTAAAGCCATTTACTATACAGCTGCAAG GGAGCTCAGGGTCGCCATTAAGCAGCATGAAGAGcctcctccctttctcctcGTCTTCATCCCTTCACCCATTCTCTGTCTCCACGCTCTCCTGTCAGGACGCCGCTCTCCACACACTCGCTCTTCCTTTCTACAACAAGGCCTCCACCACCTCACCCACCTCCCCACTGCCCAGCAGGGCCTTCTCCGCACTGGGAGTCGACAGACTGAGAAGCCTCCCCCCGCTGTCTCCCCTGACagacctccctctcctctcagcGCTGCAGGCAAAGAAACCTCCCCACTGTAGGGACCCATGTCTTCATGTCTCTCCAGGGGGGTCCCACTGTCTCTTTCCCTTCCACGGCCCACTTAGCCCTCAGGGGCCATCTCTGCTCCCCCATCTCTCTGACACAGTGGGCCCTTACTGTTTTTACCGCTACAGTCTCCCCCTGAACCCCCAACTCACTGCCGTTTCCCGGCATGCCAAACTAGCTGAGGACACCACAGACTGTCTGCTGCGCCAGTCTCAGTGGCACCCGACCACCAACCGCTGCCTCTGA
- the LOC117817820 gene encoding charged multivesicular body protein 1b-like, with protein sequence MPNMEKHLFNLKFAAKELQRSSKRCDKEERAEKGKVKQAIQKGNMEAAKIHAENAIRQKHQSINFLRMSARVDAVASRVQTAVTMNQVSKSMSGVVKSMDATLKSMNLEKISSLMDKFENQFETLDVQTAQMEDTMSSTTTLTTPQTEVDSLMHEMADEAGLDLNLELPSGQTTSLASSVASTEQDELSQRLSRLRDQVS encoded by the exons ATGCCGAATATGGAGA AACACCTGTTTAACCTCAAGTTTGCTGCCAAGGAGCTACAGCGCAGCTCCAAGAGATGTGACAAGGAGGAAAGGgcagaaaaaggaaaagtgaaGCAG gctATCCAGAAAGGTAACATGGAGGCAGCCAAGATCCATGCAGAGAATGCCATCCGTCAGAAGCATCAGTCTATTAACTTCTTGAGGATGAGTGCACGAGTGGACGCTGTTGCTTCTCGGGTCCAGACTGCTGTCACCATGAACCAG GTATCTAAATCCATGTCTGGTGTGGTGAAGTCTATGGATGCTACACTGAAAAGCATGAACTTGGAGAAG ATCTCCTCATTGATGGACAAGTTTGAAAACCAGTTTGAAACTCTGGATGTGCAGACAGCTCAGATGGAGGACACCATGAGTAGCACCACCACTCTCACAACACCTCAG ACTGAAGTGGATTCACTTATGCATGAGATGGCTGATGAAGCAGG GTTGGATCTGAACCTGGAGCTCCCCTCAGGCCAGACTACGTCACTGGCTTCATCTGTGGCATCAACAGAGCAG GATGAGCTCTCCCAGAGGCTGTCCAGACTGCGAGACCAGGTGTCATAG